Proteins from a single region of Verrucosispora sp. NA02020:
- a CDS encoding MerR family transcriptional regulator: MADEALSAGAVARRLGVAVTTLRTWHQRYGLGPSEHVPGHHRRYTTADLARLEVMRRLTGEGLSPAEAARWARQAPATAAGGVARSRTARDGGGNTIPVGRAGPAARGLARAAMRLDAVAINEAISRSLATEGVIGTWDRLLRPVLAGIGQRHAATDVLIEVEHLLSRCVSAAFALAAATRPVLGPPRILLSCADEEQHSLPLEALAAALAEAGVAHRMLGARVPVRALLDAIDRTGPAAVVVWSHTRATADATQLSALLTVPRRPLLVLAAGPGWRAESLPAGVVRPIDLTEAVSLIVAVRDSLDRSAAS, translated from the coding sequence GTGGCCGATGAGGCACTGAGCGCGGGGGCGGTCGCCCGACGACTCGGCGTCGCGGTGACCACGCTGCGCACCTGGCACCAGCGCTACGGCCTCGGGCCCAGCGAGCACGTACCCGGACACCACCGCCGCTACACGACGGCCGACCTCGCCCGGCTGGAGGTCATGCGACGGCTCACCGGCGAGGGGCTCAGTCCGGCGGAGGCGGCGCGATGGGCCCGGCAGGCTCCCGCCACGGCGGCGGGTGGTGTCGCCCGGTCGAGGACCGCGCGGGACGGCGGAGGCAACACCATTCCGGTGGGCCGCGCCGGTCCGGCAGCGCGCGGCCTGGCGCGTGCCGCGATGCGGCTGGACGCGGTCGCGATCAACGAGGCGATCTCACGCAGCCTGGCCACCGAGGGTGTGATCGGCACCTGGGACAGGCTGCTGCGCCCGGTGCTCGCCGGCATCGGGCAACGGCACGCCGCGACAGACGTGTTGATCGAGGTGGAGCATCTGCTGTCGCGCTGTGTCTCGGCGGCGTTCGCCTTGGCGGCGGCCACCCGTCCCGTCCTCGGGCCGCCGCGCATCCTGCTGTCCTGCGCCGACGAGGAGCAGCACAGCCTGCCCCTGGAGGCGCTGGCCGCCGCGCTGGCCGAGGCCGGTGTCGCGCACCGGATGCTCGGCGCCCGGGTCCCGGTGAGGGCGCTGCTGGACGCGATCGACCGGACCGGACCGGCCGCCGTGGTGGTCTGGTCGCACACCCGGGCCACGGCCGATGCCACCCAGCTCAGCGCCTTGCTGACCGTTCCGCGTCGACCGCTGCTGGTCCTCGCGGCGGGACCGGGGTGGCGGGCCGAGAGTCTGCCGGCCGGGGTGGTCCGGCCGATCGACCTGACCGAAGCGGTCTCGCTCATCGTCGCCGTACGCGACTCGCTCGACCGTTCGGCCGCATCCTGA
- the idi gene encoding isopentenyl-diphosphate Delta-isomerase produces MSLSREAHLVELVDDSGRRIGSATVSAAHQTPGQLHRAFSVLLVSPDGRILLQRRAAAKTRFPLRWANTCCGHPQPGEDVAESANRRLHEELGVGPVVLTEVGVHVYRAEDPSTGRVEVEYDHVLRGEFSPDTPLSPEPAEVAELRWVDPAALAAELDRDPDAYAPWLVGVVDRLLHPSAPAGDGPERPGGR; encoded by the coding sequence ATGTCACTGTCGCGGGAAGCCCACCTGGTCGAGCTGGTCGACGATTCGGGCCGGCGGATCGGGTCGGCCACCGTGTCCGCCGCCCACCAGACCCCCGGTCAACTGCACCGTGCCTTCTCCGTGCTGCTCGTCTCGCCGGACGGCCGGATCCTCCTCCAGCGTCGGGCTGCGGCGAAGACACGGTTCCCGCTGCGCTGGGCCAACACGTGCTGTGGTCACCCGCAGCCCGGTGAGGACGTGGCCGAGTCCGCCAACCGCCGGCTACACGAGGAACTCGGCGTCGGCCCGGTGGTGCTGACCGAGGTCGGCGTGCACGTGTACCGCGCCGAGGACCCGTCCACGGGTCGGGTCGAAGTCGAGTACGACCACGTCCTGCGTGGCGAGTTCTCGCCGGACACACCACTGAGTCCCGAGCCTGCGGAGGTCGCCGAGCTGCGCTGGGTCGACCCTGCGGCACTGGCCGCCGAGCTCGACCGTGACCCCGACGCGTACGCGCCGTGGCTGGTCGGCGTGGTGGACCGTCTGCTCCACCCCTCGGCCCCGGCCGGCGACGGGCCGGAGCGGCCGGGTGGCCGATGA
- the crtI gene encoding phytoene desaturase family protein, whose protein sequence is MRTVDGRTDQVVVVGAGLGGLACALHLAGSGRQVTLLEREPVPGGRAGRLSVDGYEFDTGPTVLTMPDLIAEALGAVGEELSDWVDLMPLDPAYRAYYPDGSTLDVLTDTARMAAEISRVCGPREADGYLRFVDFARNLWRLERADFIERNLDAPTDLLTANLLKLVATGAFRRLQTKIDQFFRDPRTRRIFSFQAMYAGLAPHDALAIYAVIAYLDSVAGVFFPRGGIHAVSRGLAGAAEKHGVKIRYGTTVTRVETAHGRATGVLTADGEFVPADVVVLNPDLPVAYRDLLPATRQRRLTYSPSCVVLHVGSTQGYRRIAHHNIHFGRSWKGTFDEVIRRGELMSDPSLLVTNPSRTDPAVAPAGRHTYYVLAPVPNLERAPFEWRGDLTARYSDQLVATLEERGYVGFGDGIEVLRAVTPAEWAEQGMAAGTPFAAAHTLFQTGPFRPSNLHPSLSNVVFVGSGTQPGVGVPMVLISGKLAAGRITGRGR, encoded by the coding sequence GTGCGAACCGTGGACGGGCGTACGGATCAGGTCGTGGTCGTCGGAGCGGGCCTCGGCGGCCTGGCCTGCGCACTGCACCTGGCGGGCAGCGGGCGGCAGGTGACCCTGCTGGAACGTGAGCCGGTGCCGGGTGGACGGGCCGGACGGCTCAGCGTGGACGGCTACGAGTTCGACACCGGCCCCACCGTGCTCACCATGCCCGACCTGATCGCCGAGGCGCTCGGCGCGGTGGGCGAGGAGCTGTCCGACTGGGTCGACCTGATGCCGCTCGACCCGGCGTACCGCGCCTACTACCCGGACGGCTCCACGCTCGACGTGCTGACCGACACCGCCCGGATGGCGGCGGAGATCTCCCGGGTCTGCGGGCCCCGCGAGGCCGACGGCTACCTGCGGTTCGTCGACTTCGCACGGAACCTGTGGCGGTTGGAGCGGGCCGACTTCATCGAGCGCAACCTCGACGCCCCCACCGACCTGCTCACCGCCAACCTGCTCAAGCTGGTCGCCACCGGCGCCTTCCGGCGGCTCCAGACCAAGATCGACCAGTTCTTCCGCGACCCGCGTACCCGGCGCATCTTCTCCTTCCAGGCGATGTACGCCGGCCTCGCCCCGCACGACGCGCTGGCCATCTACGCGGTCATCGCGTACCTCGACTCGGTCGCCGGGGTCTTCTTCCCGCGCGGCGGCATCCACGCGGTTTCGCGCGGGCTGGCCGGCGCCGCCGAGAAGCACGGCGTCAAGATCCGGTACGGCACCACGGTGACCCGGGTGGAGACCGCCCACGGCCGGGCCACCGGCGTGCTGACCGCCGACGGCGAGTTCGTCCCCGCCGACGTGGTGGTCCTCAACCCCGACCTGCCGGTGGCCTACCGCGACCTGCTGCCGGCGACCCGGCAACGCCGCCTGACCTACTCGCCGTCCTGCGTCGTGCTGCACGTCGGCTCGACCCAGGGCTACCGGCGCATCGCGCACCACAACATCCACTTCGGGCGCTCCTGGAAGGGCACGTTCGACGAGGTCATCCGACGCGGTGAGCTGATGAGCGACCCGTCCCTGCTGGTCACCAACCCGAGCCGGACGGACCCGGCGGTCGCGCCTGCCGGACGGCACACCTACTACGTGCTCGCCCCGGTGCCGAACCTGGAGCGGGCACCCTTCGAGTGGCGCGGCGACCTCACCGCCCGCTACTCCGACCAGCTCGTCGCCACCCTTGAGGAACGCGGCTACGTCGGCTTCGGCGACGGCATCGAGGTGCTCCGGGCGGTCACCCCGGCCGAGTGGGCGGAGCAGGGCATGGCCGCCGGCACGCCGTTCGCCGCCGCGCACACCCTGTTCCAGACCGGTCCGTTCCGCCCGTCGAACCTGCACCCGTCGCTGTCCAACGTGGTGTTCGTCGGCTCGGGCACGCAGCCCGGCGTCGGGGTTCCCATGGTGCTCATCTCGGGCAAGCTGGCCGCCGGTCGCATCACCGGCCGTGGCCGCTGA
- a CDS encoding polyprenyl synthetase family protein has translation MASDRLTGNLLRVGPEQPVGNDDPIRAVLAAYTRDLVAAVDETLTDFLNAEVDALAEIDAAMGGFAATARDYVLVGGKRVRPTFAYWGWRGAVGGDEPLAPVLPALATLELLHTFALVHDDVMDASATRRGRPTAHMAVAAQHAAAGRNGDSGRFGEAVAVLIGDLCMVWADQLLSRTVLPPDRLLAVRRGYDRMRVETVAGQYLDILGEADPASWSVDRALRVARYKTASYTVQRPLLFGASLAGVTGDGRLTAAYTAYGLCVGEAFQLRDDLLGVYGDPATTGKPAGDDLRTGKPTALLVLAREMATPTQLRELDGTGDPVSTPQVARLAEVVVDTGAVDRIERMIDERVDQALAALDTVAVDETARVALAGLATVATHRRA, from the coding sequence ATGGCCAGCGACCGACTTACCGGTAACCTGCTTCGCGTGGGGCCTGAGCAGCCGGTCGGGAACGACGATCCGATCCGGGCCGTTCTGGCCGCTTACACCCGGGATCTCGTCGCCGCCGTCGATGAGACCCTCACCGACTTCCTGAACGCCGAGGTCGACGCGCTTGCCGAAATCGACGCGGCGATGGGTGGTTTCGCCGCAACGGCACGTGACTACGTCCTCGTCGGCGGCAAGCGGGTCCGACCGACGTTCGCCTACTGGGGATGGCGCGGCGCGGTGGGCGGCGACGAACCGCTGGCCCCGGTGCTGCCCGCACTGGCCACCCTGGAACTGCTGCACACCTTCGCGCTGGTGCACGACGACGTGATGGACGCGTCCGCCACCCGTCGCGGCCGACCCACCGCACACATGGCGGTCGCCGCCCAGCACGCCGCCGCCGGCCGCAACGGCGACTCCGGCCGCTTCGGGGAGGCCGTCGCGGTGCTGATCGGCGACCTCTGCATGGTCTGGGCCGACCAGTTGCTCTCGCGCACCGTCCTGCCCCCGGACCGGCTGCTCGCGGTCCGCCGCGGGTACGACCGGATGCGGGTGGAGACGGTCGCCGGGCAGTACCTCGACATCCTCGGCGAGGCCGACCCGGCGAGCTGGTCGGTCGACCGGGCCCTGCGGGTGGCCCGCTACAAGACCGCCAGCTACACGGTCCAGCGTCCGCTGCTCTTCGGCGCCAGCCTGGCCGGCGTGACCGGCGACGGCCGCCTGACCGCGGCGTACACCGCCTACGGCCTCTGCGTCGGCGAGGCGTTCCAGCTCCGCGACGACCTGCTCGGCGTCTACGGCGACCCGGCCACCACCGGCAAGCCGGCCGGCGACGACCTGCGCACCGGCAAGCCGACCGCGCTGCTCGTGCTGGCGCGGGAGATGGCCACTCCGACGCAGCTGCGGGAACTGGACGGCACCGGCGACCCGGTCAGCACCCCCCAGGTCGCCCGGCTGGCTGAGGTGGTGGTGGACACCGGCGCGGTGGACCGGATCGAGCGGATGATCGACGAGCGGGTCGACCAGGCCCTGGCGGCGCTCGACACCGTCGCCGTGGACGAGACGGCACGGGTGGCGTTGGCCGGTCTCGCGACTGTGGCCACCCACCGGAGAGCATGA
- a CDS encoding phytoene/squalene synthase family protein — protein METDLSAAYERCRELHKRHGRTYYLATRLLPAWKRRHVHALYGFTRYADEIVDQTEELPPPARAARLDDWGGRFIAGLHGEQVDDPLLPAVLHTIAVFDLDREDFAAFLKSMAMDLTVTSYRTYAHLLDYMEGSAAVIGTMMLPILGSSAPAAAREPARQLGFAFQLTNFVRDVAEDLDRGRTYLPEEDLAAFGLTHEDLLACRAAGRATEPVRELIRHEVDRAQTHYAAAAPGVLLLDPASQACIRTAYALYGGILDEVAAQDYDVFVRRATVPRRRRMAVASRALLTPAGTPVELPGPRLR, from the coding sequence GTGGAGACGGATCTCAGTGCCGCCTACGAGAGGTGCCGTGAGCTGCACAAACGCCACGGGCGTACCTACTATCTCGCCACCCGGCTACTACCCGCATGGAAACGGCGTCATGTGCACGCCTTATATGGATTCACTCGGTACGCGGACGAGATCGTCGACCAGACAGAGGAGCTGCCACCGCCGGCGCGTGCCGCCCGGCTGGACGACTGGGGCGGCCGGTTCATCGCCGGACTGCACGGCGAGCAGGTCGACGACCCGCTGCTCCCGGCGGTGCTGCACACCATCGCCGTGTTCGACCTGGACCGGGAGGACTTCGCCGCGTTCCTCAAGAGCATGGCGATGGACCTGACCGTGACCTCCTACCGCACCTACGCCCACCTGCTGGACTACATGGAGGGCTCGGCGGCGGTCATCGGCACCATGATGCTGCCCATCCTGGGCAGTTCCGCCCCGGCGGCGGCCCGGGAGCCGGCCCGTCAACTGGGCTTCGCGTTCCAGCTCACCAACTTCGTCCGGGACGTCGCCGAGGACCTGGACCGGGGGCGGACGTACCTGCCGGAGGAGGACCTGGCGGCCTTCGGCCTGACCCACGAGGACCTGCTGGCCTGCCGTGCGGCGGGACGGGCCACCGAACCGGTCCGCGAGTTGATCCGGCACGAGGTGGATCGCGCCCAGACCCACTACGCCGCCGCGGCACCCGGAGTGCTCCTGCTCGACCCCGCCTCGCAGGCGTGCATCCGCACCGCGTACGCGCTGTACGGCGGGATCCTCGACGAGGTCGCCGCCCAGGACTACGACGTGTTCGTCCGGCGGGCCACCGTGCCCCGGCGACGCCGGATGGCGGTCGCCTCGCGTGCCCTGCTCACCCCGGCCGGCACGCCGGTCGAGCTGCCCGGGCCTCGGCTGCGGTGA